The DNA region AAAGGTGGCCCGGGAGTTGAAGTATCACTCCCCGAACACCGACCTCGCCGCCTTGCAGCGAGAACTCGGCGGCGGCGGCAAGTCGGACCGCAACTTCGACGACGACTACAACGAGTACGTCGACGAAGACGAGGACCATACCGGGGACGACCCGGACAAGTGGGTCCGCCCGACCCGCTGACCCCTGGTCGCATCTGAGCACGCGGTAACTCCCCGCGTGCTCACGTATGTGCCCGCCAAGGCGGCGCAACACCCGACGACTCAAGGGCCTGCCATGCCCGGACCAGAATCCGGTAGCGTGGCAGGCCCTTGAATCAGCCCGGTCGGCTCATCGTGGCCGGTTGTTCCAGTTGTAGAACGTCGGGATGTTCTCGAAGTGGTTCCAGGCGCAGACCGCGCTGGCGCCGTCACCACCTGCCACCTCCGCCCGTGACCGTCGCGCGGCATCGGCCTCGTGCAGGAGAGCGGTGAGCCCGGCAGCGGCCTCCCGCACCTTGGCGCCGACCTGGTCGCAAT from Micromonospora sp. NBC_01739 includes:
- a CDS encoding DUF3073 domain-containing protein codes for the protein MGRGRAKAKQTKVARELKYHSPNTDLAALQRELGGGGKSDRNFDDDYNEYVDEDEDHTGDDPDKWVRPTR
- the amcA gene encoding multiple cyclophane-containing RiPP AmcA; protein product: MPETTSRREPEPATGEDCDQVGAKVREAAAGLTALLHEADAARRSRAEVAGGDGASAVCAWNHFENIPTFYNWNNRPR